One Caenibius sp. WL genomic window, TCGCGCCGACATTGCCGATAGACGCGATTTCCTGAATCTTGCGGATGACCACGCCATCCCACATCAGGTCACCATCGTTCCACAGCGGGTTGCTGTCGCCGCGTTCCTGCGCATTCTGCAAACTCGTGGCCAGATCGGTCTTGAGATCACGGAACGCACCCGAGCCGACGAACATGACGTAAGTTTCGCTGTCCTCGCCCACCGTCACCGGACGGATGATGGGAGTGGACAGTTCCGCTTTCGCCTTGGCCTTCGAAACCACCTCTTTGGTGAGTTTCATGCCAGCAGTGACAAGTGCCAGATCGGCCGAGTGGTCGGTGAAGCCGCCGACCGTGCCATCCCCGAACATCACACGGTCCGAGTTGGCCGCCAGCCATGCGTCCTTGTCACCTTCGGAAGCCGACGCATAAATGATTCCGTTCTTCGAGCCCAGGGCATCGATGATGTTGGTGCGCAGCTTCTTCATGGCCCAGAGCTTGAGCTGCTCCTTGGCCGCATCACGCAGCGGAATGCCCGTGAACTGCTGGTCATTGTCCGTCACGGCAACAGCATGGCGGCGCGTGGCGACTTCGATCTTGTGACCGTAGTTGCCCAGCGCCTCTTCGTTGCCTTCCAGCAGACCATTGCCGGTCTGGCCAGCACCCGTCAGTTCGGTGATAAGCGGGAGCGTAATCCCGTCACCGGCCTTCTTGGTAAGGTCCATCTTGGTATGGATGATGCTGTTTTCGGTGGTGCCCATGTACCGCTTGAAGCGGTTTGCACGGACGTAGGACTTGAAGAAATCATTGTCCCAAAGCTCTTCAACGTTTGCAGCGTTGACAGTGGTGAATGCCATGGAAAGTCTCCATCATAGGGAAACCGGCGTCATCTCGACGCGGGATCAGCGGGGGCGACTAACTCCCCAGGATGTCTTGCAGAGACACCCCGCCAGCCTGCGGCACTACGCCGCCGCGTGACGATTGGGCATCTGCCAGCGAGTTTGGAAGAACCGGGGCAGCGGGGGCCTGCGCGGCCATTTCCGCCTGGATCTTCTCGCGAAGTTTCTGTTCGAGAGACGTGACATCGGTCGCGCCAAGTTCCTGCATCGCCCGATGGCTTTTGACGATTTGATACGCCTTGTTCCACGGGTGCGGGTCTGCACGCGCCATATCCAGCAGCGCCGGGTTCTGCTGGGCCATGGCAAGAAATTCCTGCTTCGCTTCTTCGAAATCAGGATTGGCCTGCCGGGCCATCATTTCGGACATATCCAGTCGGGCATTCAACGCAGCCGCCTGAATGACCTGTCCGCCGAAATGCTGGGTCCACCCCTGTTCATCGTCCCACAGGGACGGTGGCGGGGCGGGAGGGTTCTGGTTCGACTGTAGTTGTTCGCGAAGCCGATCACGTTCTTCTTCCGCCGCC contains:
- a CDS encoding N4-gp56 family major capsid protein, which produces MAFTTVNAANVEELWDNDFFKSYVRANRFKRYMGTTENSIIHTKMDLTKKAGDGITLPLITELTGAGQTGNGLLEGNEEALGNYGHKIEVATRRHAVAVTDNDQQFTGIPLRDAAKEQLKLWAMKKLRTNIIDALGSKNGIIYASASEGDKDAWLAANSDRVMFGDGTVGGFTDHSADLALVTAGMKLTKEVVSKAKAKAELSTPIIRPVTVGEDSETYVMFVGSGAFRDLKTDLATSLQNAQERGDSNPLWNDGDLMWDGVVIRKIQEIASIGNVGATSARIEPYFLCGAQAIGVAWAQTTKSTTDVRDYGFVKGVGIHEMLGVEKLMYQNQDHGVFTGYVGALAV